Proteins encoded together in one Styela clava chromosome 12, kaStyClav1.hap1.2, whole genome shotgun sequence window:
- the LOC120329640 gene encoding sorbitol dehydrogenase-like yields MGNSENENLSVVLYKRREEKPQCDIVLENRPVREPAGDEVVLKMNSVGICGSDVHYWLNGRIGDFIVKEPMVIGHEAAGTVVRCGKDVKHLKPGDRVAIEPGYPLCSDEFSKSGRYNLSPVYFCATPPDHGNLQRFYTHKGSFCHKLPDNVSFEEGALIEPLSVGIHACRRAQIGLGHRVLICGAGPIGLVSLLSAKAMGAASIVVTDLSSNRLDKAKELGANFTYQIKLDEKPQDVAKKIEEILGGMPDRTIECTGAESAVQTGIYATKSGGCLLLVGMGPQNVTVPLVNAAVREVDIKGVFRYCNTWPTAISMLASGQINVKPLVTHRFPLEKSQEAFEYTRDGKGIKVMLKCDPEDQGA; encoded by the exons atgggTAATTCAGAGAATGAAAATCTCAGTGTCGTTTTGTATAAACGAAGAGAAGAGAAACCGCAGTGTGATATTGTTCTG GAAAATCGCCCAGTACGAGAGCCAGCTGGTGATG AGGTTGTCCTCAAAATGAATTCTGTTGGGATCTGTGGATCAGATGTTCATTATTGGTTGAATGGAAGAATTGGTGATTTTATTGTGAAAGAGCCAATGGTTATTGGTCATGAGGCAGCTGGAACTGTCGTGAGATGTGGAAAAGACGTAAAACATTTGAAACCAG GTGACAGAGTTGCGATTGAACCAGGATATCCATTATGTTCTGATGAATTTAGTAAATCTGGCAGATACAATTTGAGCCCTGTATATTTCTGTGCTACGCCACCTGATCACGGAAACCTACAAAGATTTTATACTCATAAAGGATCATTCTGTCACAA ACTACCTGACAATGTATCATTTGAAGAAGGCGCTTTAATAGAACCTCTATCTGTGGGCATTCATGCATGTCGCAGAGCTCAAATTGGTCTTGGACATCGAGTTTTAATTTGTGGTGCAGGGCCCATCGGACTTGTATCTCTCTTATCAGCAAAGGCGATGGGAGCGGCTTCAATTGTAGTCACAG ATCTTTCTTCAAATCGCCTCGACAAAGCTAAAGAGCTTGGAGCAAACTTTacatatcaaataaaattgGATGAAAAACCTCAAGATGTtgcaaagaaaattgaagaaattCTTGGAGGGATGCCAGATCGCACTATTGAATGCACTGGAGCAGAATCAGCAGTACAAACAGGGATATAT gcCACCAAGTCGGGAGGTTGCTTACTTCTTGTTGGTATGGGACCACAGAATGTTACTGTTCCTCTTGTAAACGCAGCTGTTCGTGAAGTTGACATCAAAGGCGTATTTCGTTACTGTAACAC TTGGCCTACTGCTATCAGCATGCTTGCGTCTGGTCAAATCAATGTAAAACCACTGGTGACGCATAGATTCCCATTGGAAAAATCGCAAGAGGCTTTCGAGTATACTAGAGATGGAAAAGGAATAAAAGTAATGCTGAAATGTGATCCAGAAGACCAGGGTGCTTAA